A window from Hemibagrus wyckioides isolate EC202008001 linkage group LG17, SWU_Hwy_1.0, whole genome shotgun sequence encodes these proteins:
- the cldn15lb gene encoding claudin 15-like b isoform X1: protein MAEVCVEVMGVVLAILGWCLVSSSTNSAVWRIHTQADSVMKSSSTYEGLWKSCTSNSMGVQCVTHPTTLGLPAYVQACRALMIIALLLGLASMILSVLGLKCTKLGGMKETSKGRLTLTAGLMFILSGLCVLTAVSWYAARIVQEFNDPFYIGKKSELGTGLYFGWAAAVCVIMGGAMLCGSFKRARSPKPAGGYRYKSSANQQIYKTAAHSDSSSSRAYV from the exons ATGGCAGAGGTATGTGTGGAGGTTATGGGCGTGGTCTTGGCCATTCTCGGGTGGTGTTTGGTGTCGAGCAGCACAAACTCAGCCGTGTGGAGGATACACACTCAAGCCGACTCTGTGATGAAGAGCAGCTCGACGTATGAAGGACTGTGGAAGAGCTGCACATCCAACAGCATGGGGGTGCAGTGTGTGACACACCCTACCACACTGGGACTGCCTG cCTACGTGCAGGCATGTCGTGCTTTGATGATCATCGCCCTCTTGCTTGGCCTCGCCTCGATGATCCTCTCTGTCCTGGGACTGAAGTGCACCAAACTGGGCGGCATGAAGGAGACGAGTAAAGGACGACTCACACTCACTGCTGGACTGATGTTCATACTGtctg gtttGTGTGTACTTACGGCTGTGTCTTGGTATGCAGCGCGCATCGTTCAGGAATTCAATGATCCCTTTTACATTGGAAAGAA atctgagCTGGGTACAGGTCTGTATTTTGGTTGGGCTgcggcagtgtgtgtgattatgggAGGAGCCATGCTGTGTGGATCATTCAAGAGAGCAAGATCACCCAAACCTGCAGG tggttACAGGTATAAgtcatcagccaatcagcagaTCTATAAAACAGCCGCTCATTCGGACAGCAGCAGCTCCAGAGCGTACGTCTGA
- the cldn15lb gene encoding claudin 15-like b isoform X2 has product MSMAVELLGFLMCVGGWLLSGVSLANNYWRVSSYAGSVIMSTRQYENLWQACVEASTGVKNCRRFESMLALNAYVQACRALMIIALLLGLASMILSVLGLKCTKLGGMKETSKGRLTLTAGLMFILSGLCVLTAVSWYAARIVQEFNDPFYIGKKSELGTGLYFGWAAAVCVIMGGAMLCGSFKRARSPKPAGGYRYKSSANQQIYKTAAHSDSSSSRAYV; this is encoded by the exons aTGTCAATGGCGGTGGAGTTGTTGGGCTTCTtgatgtgtgtgggtggatggctGCTGAGCGGTGTGAGTTTAGCGAATAACTACTGGCGTGTGTCGTCGTACGCCGGCAGCGTGATCATGTCCACACGGCAGTATGAGAACCTGTGGCAGGCGTGTGTGGAGGCCAGTACAGGGGTCAAGAATTGCAGACGCTTCGAGTCCATGCTTGCATTgaatg cCTACGTGCAGGCATGTCGTGCTTTGATGATCATCGCCCTCTTGCTTGGCCTCGCCTCGATGATCCTCTCTGTCCTGGGACTGAAGTGCACCAAACTGGGCGGCATGAAGGAGACGAGTAAAGGACGACTCACACTCACTGCTGGACTGATGTTCATACTGtctg gtttGTGTGTACTTACGGCTGTGTCTTGGTATGCAGCGCGCATCGTTCAGGAATTCAATGATCCCTTTTACATTGGAAAGAA atctgagCTGGGTACAGGTCTGTATTTTGGTTGGGCTgcggcagtgtgtgtgattatgggAGGAGCCATGCTGTGTGGATCATTCAAGAGAGCAAGATCACCCAAACCTGCAGG tggttACAGGTATAAgtcatcagccaatcagcagaTCTATAAAACAGCCGCTCATTCGGACAGCAGCAGCTCCAGAGCGTACGTCTGA